Proteins from a genomic interval of Ralstonia wenshanensis:
- the acpP gene encoding acyl carrier protein gives MDNIDARVKKIVAEQLGVAEADIKNESSFVNDLGADSLDTVELVMALEDEFGMEIPDEEAEKITTVQQAIDYATAHVKA, from the coding sequence ATGGACAACATCGACGCACGCGTTAAGAAGATCGTTGCAGAGCAACTCGGCGTGGCCGAAGCAGACATCAAGAACGAATCGTCGTTCGTGAACGATCTGGGCGCGGATTCGCTCGATACGGTTGAGCTGGTGATGGCTCTGGAAGACGAGTTCGGTATGGAAATCCCGGACGAAGAAGCCGAGAAGATCACCACGGTGCAGCAAGCCATCGATTACGCGACCGCCCACGTCAAGGCGTAA
- the fabF gene encoding beta-ketoacyl-ACP synthase II, whose product MSRRRVVVTGLGLVSPVGNSVAEGWANLVAGKSGIATVTKFDPSNLAVHFAGEVKGFNAEDYIPAKEARNMDTFIHYGIAAGVQALKDSGLEVTEANAERIGVLVGSGIGGLPMIEETHQTYVDRGPRRISPFFVPGSIINMISGHLSIMFGLKGPNLAAVTACTTGLHSIGLAARLIQAGDADAMVAGGAESTVSPLGIGGFAAARALSTRNEDPATASRPWDKDRDGFVLGEGAGVMVLEEYESAKARGATIYAEVAGFGMSGDAFHMTAPNMDGPRRCMLNALRDAGMNADQVHYLNAHGTSTPLGDKNESEAIKAAFGDHASKVVVNSTKSMTGHLLGGAGGLESVFTVLALHNQVSPPTINIFNQDPECDLDYCANTARDMKIDVAVKNNFGFGGTNGTLVFKRP is encoded by the coding sequence GTGAGCCGTCGTCGCGTAGTGGTAACCGGCCTGGGGCTGGTCTCTCCGGTAGGGAACTCGGTCGCCGAGGGGTGGGCCAATCTGGTCGCCGGCAAGTCCGGGATCGCCACCGTCACCAAATTCGATCCGTCGAACCTGGCCGTGCATTTCGCGGGTGAGGTGAAGGGCTTCAACGCTGAGGATTACATCCCGGCCAAGGAAGCCCGCAACATGGATACCTTCATCCATTACGGCATCGCTGCCGGCGTGCAAGCGCTGAAGGACAGCGGGCTGGAAGTGACTGAAGCCAATGCGGAGCGCATCGGTGTGCTGGTGGGTTCGGGTATCGGCGGTTTGCCGATGATCGAAGAAACGCACCAGACCTACGTTGATCGTGGCCCGCGCCGGATTTCGCCGTTCTTTGTGCCGGGTTCGATCATCAACATGATCTCTGGCCATCTGAGCATCATGTTCGGCTTGAAGGGCCCGAACCTGGCAGCCGTCACCGCTTGCACGACGGGTCTGCACAGCATTGGCCTGGCCGCGCGCCTGATCCAGGCCGGCGATGCTGACGCGATGGTCGCCGGCGGTGCCGAATCGACCGTGTCGCCGCTCGGCATCGGCGGCTTTGCCGCAGCCCGTGCGCTGTCCACGCGCAATGAGGATCCGGCTACTGCGTCGCGCCCCTGGGACAAGGACCGTGATGGCTTCGTCCTGGGCGAGGGTGCGGGTGTGATGGTGCTGGAGGAGTACGAATCGGCCAAGGCACGCGGCGCCACGATCTACGCGGAAGTCGCAGGCTTCGGCATGAGCGGGGACGCGTTCCACATGACGGCGCCGAACATGGACGGCCCACGTCGTTGCATGCTTAATGCACTGCGTGATGCAGGCATGAACGCGGATCAGGTCCATTATCTGAATGCGCACGGCACGTCCACGCCACTGGGCGATAAGAACGAGTCCGAAGCAATCAAGGCGGCATTCGGTGATCATGCAAGCAAGGTTGTCGTGAATTCCACCAAATCCATGACCGGCCACTTGCTGGGTGGGGCGGGCGGTCTGGAGTCGGTGTTCACGGTTCTGGCGCTGCACAATCAGGTGTCGCCGCCGACCATCAACATCTTCAACCAGGATCCCGAGTGCGATCTCGATTACTGCGCCAACACCGCGCGTGACATGAAGATCGACGTGGCCGTGAAGAACAACTTCGGCTTCGGCGGGACGAACGGTACGCTGGTGTTCAAGCGCCCATAA
- the rpoE gene encoding RNA polymerase sigma factor RpoE, with the protein MSEREADQILVERVQQGDKRAFELLVVKYHRKIIRLVSRLIRDPAEVEDVAQDAFIKAYRALPQFRGESAFYTWLYRIAVNTAKNYLATQGRRPESSSDIDTEEAETFADGELLRDINTPDSMLHTKQVAETVNRAMEALPEELRTAITLREIEGLSYEEIAEAMECPIGTVRSRIFRAREAIAEKLRPLLGTVEGKRW; encoded by the coding sequence GTGAGCGAACGCGAAGCCGACCAGATCCTCGTCGAGCGCGTCCAGCAAGGCGACAAGCGAGCGTTTGAGCTGCTGGTGGTCAAGTACCACCGGAAGATCATTCGGCTCGTCTCTCGCCTGATCCGTGACCCGGCCGAAGTCGAGGATGTGGCACAGGATGCCTTTATCAAGGCATACCGTGCGTTGCCCCAATTTCGGGGGGAATCCGCGTTTTATACGTGGCTGTATCGCATCGCCGTCAATACGGCCAAGAACTACCTGGCGACTCAGGGACGGCGCCCGGAATCGTCCAGCGACATCGACACCGAAGAGGCTGAAACTTTTGCCGACGGTGAGCTACTAAGGGATATCAATACGCCGGACTCCATGCTGCACACCAAGCAGGTGGCCGAAACGGTCAACCGTGCAATGGAAGCGCTGCCCGAGGAATTGCGGACCGCAATAACACTCCGGGAGATCGAGGGTCTGAGCTATGAGGAAATCGCTGAAGCGATGGAGTGCCCGATCGGCACGGTCCGGTCCCGCATCTTCCGGGCGCGCGAGGCGATTGCCGAGAAATTGCGCCCCCTGCTGGGAACAGTGGAGGGCAAACGGTGGTAG
- a CDS encoding sigma-E factor negative regulatory protein: protein MGQAQLQTAEAEFAQRISALMDGEVAAHEASAAVELAKDGEGAGHWREYQLIGDVLRSEDLLNTRSSEDFLSRFSAKLDAEPHLLVPAVAQRAKTQERHRFLVSPAWVRRIMPTTAVAAAVAAVSWVVVPQLRGPADGADGSPALVAKATQAAGAQALTVAATDNTPMIRDARLDEYLSAHRQSATNGMVVPYLRAVANGVANTQDSNQE from the coding sequence ATGGGTCAGGCTCAATTGCAAACGGCAGAAGCGGAGTTCGCACAACGCATCTCTGCCTTGATGGACGGTGAAGTCGCTGCGCACGAGGCGTCGGCTGCCGTGGAACTTGCCAAGGATGGCGAGGGCGCGGGGCATTGGCGCGAATATCAACTGATCGGCGATGTGCTCCGGTCGGAAGATCTGCTGAACACGCGTTCCTCTGAAGATTTCCTCAGCCGGTTCTCTGCCAAGCTCGACGCCGAACCGCATCTGCTGGTGCCGGCGGTGGCGCAGCGCGCCAAAACTCAAGAGAGGCACCGCTTCCTGGTCAGCCCTGCTTGGGTCCGCCGGATCATGCCTACGACCGCCGTGGCAGCGGCGGTGGCGGCCGTTAGCTGGGTCGTCGTGCCGCAATTGCGCGGTCCTGCTGATGGCGCAGACGGCTCTCCCGCTTTGGTCGCCAAAGCGACGCAAGCTGCTGGTGCACAGGCACTGACCGTTGCGGCAACTGACAATACGCCGATGATTCGCGACGCCCGTCTGGATGAGTACCTGAGCGCCCACCGGCAATCAGCGACCAACGGTATGGTGGTTCCGTATCTGCGTGCAGTGGCCAATGGGGTGGCGAACACCCAGGACTCCAATCAGGAATAA
- a CDS encoding MucB/RseB C-terminal domain-containing protein — MSKVWHPVAGAGARKLQAVRRSIFLLLCVSALATAGQPQPDPMPRKEAASWLAKIHRAALKQNYVGTLTYQRGNGMHSTRIQHYADLFNNEYERVEALDGKQREMLRHNDVVRNLIYDVKLVVTEKQEHKDSFPALLATTNGDVLDQYDMRHLQAERVAGMDCEVFQLDPKDGYRYAYRIWAERNSGLLMRAQTIGEDGKVLEQVAFSQVELGVPSEKQKIVNALKNLSGWNQYEIVTQPTNLAEQGWTIGNPVKGFQKIREVRRPLGDIAPAGKHGSGFEVQQVVFSDGLAGLSLFIEPVSEKRTRREGFISQGATHVMVRRVADFWLTVVGEVPFATIKQFGAAVDYKPVSANATNKPASSPQ; from the coding sequence ATGTCGAAGGTGTGGCACCCCGTTGCCGGGGCAGGCGCCCGCAAGCTTCAGGCCGTTCGTCGGTCGATTTTTCTTCTTCTGTGTGTTTCGGCGCTGGCGACAGCTGGGCAGCCGCAGCCCGATCCCATGCCGCGCAAGGAGGCCGCCTCCTGGCTAGCAAAAATCCATCGCGCAGCGCTCAAGCAGAACTATGTCGGCACGCTGACGTATCAGCGCGGCAACGGCATGCATTCCACCCGCATCCAGCATTACGCTGATCTTTTCAACAACGAGTACGAGCGCGTCGAAGCGCTGGACGGCAAGCAGCGAGAAATGCTGCGCCACAATGACGTCGTCCGGAATCTGATTTACGACGTCAAACTCGTTGTGACCGAGAAGCAGGAGCACAAGGACAGCTTCCCCGCGCTGCTCGCCACCACCAATGGCGATGTGCTTGATCAATACGACATGCGCCACCTGCAGGCCGAGCGTGTCGCAGGCATGGATTGCGAAGTCTTCCAGCTCGATCCGAAGGACGGCTATCGTTATGCCTACCGAATCTGGGCGGAGCGCAACAGTGGTTTATTGATGCGCGCTCAGACCATTGGTGAAGACGGCAAGGTGCTTGAACAGGTTGCCTTCTCGCAAGTTGAGTTGGGTGTGCCGTCGGAAAAGCAGAAGATCGTCAATGCGCTCAAGAATCTGAGCGGCTGGAATCAATATGAGATCGTGACCCAGCCGACCAACCTGGCCGAGCAAGGTTGGACGATCGGCAACCCCGTCAAGGGTTTTCAGAAGATCCGTGAGGTGCGTCGTCCGCTGGGCGATATTGCGCCGGCTGGCAAGCACGGCTCCGGTTTCGAAGTCCAGCAGGTCGTGTTTAGTGACGGGTTGGCAGGCCTGTCGCTCTTTATCGAGCCGGTCTCTGAAAAGCGTACGCGTCGCGAAGGCTTTATCTCGCAGGGCGCCACCCATGTGATGGTGCGACGTGTTGCCGATTTCTGGCTGACGGTCGTGGGCGAAGTCCCATTTGCTACCATCAAGCAGTTTGGCGCAGCAGTCGACTACAAGCCGGTGTCTGCCAACGCGACCAACAAGCCGGCAAGCTCGCCGCAGTAG
- a CDS encoding DegQ family serine endoprotease, protein MRTARSVHALRLLCVAAAVAVGSALAPAHAQNATGSVATGTYGLPDFADLVEKVSPAVVNIRTTEKVRMQQGGPNDDDMAEFFRRFFGVPMPGMPGQGQKRRNAPPQQEEEQSRGVGSGFIISGDGYILTNAHVVEGAETIYVTLIDKREYKARLIGLDKRTDVALVKVEAGGLPSLKLGDSDKVRVGEWVLAIGSPFGLDNTVTAGIVSAKGRDTGDYLPFIQSDVAVNPGNSGGPLINLRGEVIGINNQIYSQSGGYMGISFSIPIDEAMRVAEQLKATGRVTRGRIGVAIDNVPKDAAESLGLGRARGAYVGNVESGGPADKAGIEAGDIVLKYNGRDVEKAGDLQRQVGETKPGTRATVQVWRKGATRDLTVTVAELQADTKVAQRTKGAQPDNSRQGPGKPNALGLVVADLSDGARREFKTKSGVEVQVSEGPAARVGIRPGDLILRVGDTDVSSAKQFNEVVAKLDKNRMIAVFVRRGDATQVVTLRPSAARSGSGQ, encoded by the coding sequence ATGCGTACCGCTCGATCCGTTCACGCCTTGCGTCTTTTGTGCGTTGCCGCTGCTGTGGCGGTTGGGAGCGCACTGGCGCCGGCCCACGCACAGAACGCCACGGGTAGCGTGGCTACGGGCACGTATGGCCTACCCGATTTTGCCGATCTGGTCGAGAAGGTGAGCCCCGCTGTCGTCAACATTCGGACAACCGAGAAGGTCCGTATGCAGCAGGGTGGTCCGAACGATGACGACATGGCCGAATTTTTCCGCCGCTTCTTTGGTGTACCGATGCCCGGCATGCCCGGGCAGGGCCAGAAGCGCCGCAACGCGCCGCCGCAACAGGAAGAAGAGCAAAGCCGTGGTGTTGGGTCTGGCTTCATCATCTCGGGCGATGGCTACATCCTGACCAACGCGCATGTAGTGGAAGGTGCCGAAACCATCTATGTCACGCTGATCGACAAGCGCGAATACAAGGCCAGGCTGATCGGCCTGGACAAGCGTACCGACGTGGCGCTCGTCAAGGTTGAAGCGGGCGGTCTGCCGAGCCTGAAGCTCGGTGATTCCGACAAGGTTCGCGTGGGCGAGTGGGTGCTCGCGATCGGTTCGCCGTTCGGTCTGGACAATACGGTGACAGCTGGCATTGTGTCCGCCAAGGGGCGCGATACGGGCGATTACCTGCCGTTCATCCAATCTGACGTAGCCGTCAACCCAGGTAATTCGGGCGGCCCGCTGATCAACCTGCGAGGCGAGGTGATCGGCATCAACAACCAGATTTATAGCCAAAGCGGCGGCTACATGGGCATCTCGTTCTCGATTCCGATCGACGAGGCGATGCGTGTGGCTGAGCAGTTGAAGGCGACAGGGCGCGTGACACGTGGCCGCATCGGTGTGGCAATCGACAACGTGCCGAAGGACGCAGCGGAGTCGCTCGGTCTGGGCCGTGCGCGCGGCGCCTATGTCGGCAATGTCGAATCGGGCGGTCCGGCGGACAAGGCCGGTATCGAGGCCGGTGACATCGTCTTGAAGTACAACGGCCGCGATGTCGAGAAGGCCGGAGACTTGCAGCGCCAAGTCGGCGAGACCAAGCCGGGCACGCGCGCTACGGTGCAGGTCTGGCGCAAGGGCGCGACGCGTGATCTGACTGTGACGGTCGCCGAGTTGCAGGCCGATACCAAGGTGGCGCAGCGCACCAAGGGCGCGCAGCCTGATAACAGCCGGCAGGGCCCGGGGAAGCCGAATGCGCTGGGACTGGTGGTGGCCGACTTGTCTGACGGCGCGCGTCGCGAGTTCAAGACGAAGAGCGGCGTTGAAGTGCAGGTCTCTGAAGGGCCGGCGGCGCGTGTCGGCATTCGACCGGGTGACCTGATTCTGCGCGTCGGTGATACCGATGTGTCTAGCGCCAAGCAGTTCAACGAGGTGGTCGCCAAGCTCGACAAAAACCGCATGATTGCGGTGTTTGTACGCCGTGGCGATGCGACCCAGGTGGTGACGCTGCGCCCGAGTGCGGCCCGTTCAGGTAGCGGCCAGTGA
- a CDS encoding glutaredoxin family protein encodes MIELTLYGRTYCHLCDDMKNALELLRRGFSFVLHEVDVDSDPVLEARFDELVPVLMTGAPEAPPEDARELCHYFLDVPAVQAWLAAQTAPN; translated from the coding sequence GTGATTGAGTTGACGCTCTACGGGCGCACGTATTGCCATTTGTGCGACGACATGAAGAACGCGCTGGAACTGCTCCGGCGCGGTTTTTCTTTTGTGCTGCACGAGGTGGACGTCGACAGCGATCCAGTGCTGGAAGCGCGGTTTGACGAGCTGGTCCCCGTGCTGATGACGGGTGCCCCAGAGGCACCGCCCGAAGACGCGCGTGAGCTGTGTCACTACTTTCTCGATGTGCCTGCAGTGCAGGCGTGGCTTGCAGCACAGACGGCGCCGAACTGA
- the lepA gene encoding translation elongation factor 4, with protein MDNIRNFSIIAHIDHGKSTLADRIIQLCGGLSDREMEAQVLDSMDIEKERGITIKAQTAALSYKARDGKVYNLNLIDTPGHVDFSYEVSRSLSACEGALLVVDASQGVEAQTVANCYTAIELGVEVVPVLNKIDLPAADPDNAIQEIEDVIGIDATDATRCSAKTGVGVADVLEALIAKVPAPKGDPAAPLQALIIDSWFDNYVGVVMLVRVVNGTLRAKDKVLLMATGAQHLVEQVGVFSPKSVPRESLSAGQVGFVIAGIKELKAAKVGDTITHVAPRKAEAPLPGFKEVKPQVFAGLYPVEANQYEALRESLEKLKLNDASLQYEPEVSQALGFGFRCGFLGLLHMEIVQERLEREFDMDLITTAPTVVYQVQLRDGTMVQVENPAKMPADPSKIEAILEPIVTVNLYMPQDYVGAVITLCEQKRGSQINMSYHGRQVQLTYEIPMGEIVLDFFDRLKSVSRGYASMDYEFKEYRVSDVVKVDILINGDKVDALSIIVHRSNATYRGREVAAKMREIIPRQMYDVAIQAAIGANVIARENVKALRKNVLAKCYGGDISRKKKLLEKQKEGKKRMKQVGTVEIPQEAFLAILRVEEK; from the coding sequence ATGGACAATATCCGCAATTTCTCGATCATCGCCCACATCGACCACGGCAAATCGACGCTGGCCGATCGCATCATCCAGTTGTGTGGCGGGCTCTCCGACCGCGAGATGGAAGCCCAGGTGCTGGACTCGATGGACATCGAGAAGGAGCGCGGCATCACCATCAAGGCCCAGACCGCAGCGCTGTCCTACAAGGCACGCGACGGCAAGGTCTATAACCTCAACCTGATCGACACCCCGGGGCATGTTGACTTCAGCTACGAAGTCAGCCGCTCGCTGTCCGCATGCGAAGGTGCTTTGCTGGTGGTCGATGCTTCCCAAGGTGTGGAAGCGCAAACCGTCGCCAACTGTTACACCGCCATCGAGCTGGGCGTGGAAGTTGTGCCAGTGCTCAACAAAATCGACCTGCCTGCGGCCGATCCGGACAACGCGATCCAGGAAATTGAAGACGTCATCGGCATCGACGCGACCGACGCGACGCGCTGCTCCGCCAAGACCGGCGTAGGCGTGGCCGACGTGCTGGAAGCGCTGATCGCCAAGGTGCCGGCGCCCAAGGGTGACCCGGCTGCGCCGCTGCAAGCGCTGATCATCGACTCGTGGTTCGACAACTATGTCGGCGTGGTGATGCTGGTGCGCGTGGTGAATGGCACGCTGCGCGCCAAAGACAAAGTCCTGCTGATGGCAACCGGTGCGCAGCACTTGGTGGAGCAGGTGGGCGTGTTCTCGCCGAAGTCGGTGCCGCGCGAATCCTTGTCTGCCGGGCAGGTAGGCTTTGTCATCGCGGGCATCAAGGAACTGAAGGCTGCCAAGGTGGGTGACACCATTACCCACGTTGCACCGCGCAAGGCCGAGGCGCCGCTGCCGGGCTTCAAGGAAGTCAAGCCGCAGGTGTTTGCCGGCCTGTATCCAGTGGAAGCCAACCAGTACGAAGCGCTGCGCGAATCGCTGGAAAAGCTCAAGCTCAACGACGCGTCGCTGCAGTACGAGCCGGAAGTGTCGCAGGCGCTGGGTTTCGGCTTCCGCTGCGGCTTCCTTGGCCTGTTGCACATGGAGATCGTGCAGGAGCGTCTGGAGCGCGAGTTCGACATGGATCTGATCACCACCGCGCCCACGGTGGTCTATCAGGTGCAACTGCGCGACGGCACGATGGTGCAGGTGGAAAACCCCGCCAAGATGCCCGCGGACCCGAGCAAGATCGAGGCGATTCTCGAGCCGATCGTCACGGTCAATCTGTACATGCCGCAGGATTACGTGGGTGCCGTGATTACGCTGTGCGAGCAGAAGCGCGGCTCGCAGATCAACATGAGCTACCACGGTCGCCAAGTCCAGCTCACGTATGAGATCCCGATGGGCGAGATCGTGCTGGACTTCTTCGATCGGCTGAAATCCGTTTCGCGCGGTTATGCGTCGATGGATTACGAGTTCAAGGAATACCGCGTGTCGGACGTGGTCAAGGTCGACATCCTGATCAACGGCGACAAGGTCGATGCGCTGTCCATCATCGTCCACCGTTCGAACGCCACATATCGTGGCCGTGAAGTGGCCGCCAAGATGCGCGAGATCATTCCGCGCCAGATGTACGACGTGGCCATCCAGGCAGCCATTGGCGCCAACGTGATCGCCCGCGAAAACGTCAAGGCACTGCGCAAGAATGTGCTGGCCAAGTGCTACGGCGGTGATATCTCGCGCAAGAAGAAGCTCCTCGAAAAGCAGAAAGAGGGCAAGAAGCGCATGAAGCAGGTTGGTACCGTTGAAATTCCGCAAGAGGCCTTCCTGGCCATCCTGCGCGTCGAAGAAAAATAA
- the lepB gene encoding signal peptidase I — protein MNFALILFVLVVLTGIAWVADKLVFQRQRQAAAAAALAEFDARAQVQAQYGGGGDIGAARLQLAEDKLRQPWWLEYTASFFPVIAAVFLLRSFVIEPFKIPSGSMIPTLQIGDFILVNKYTYGIRLPIVNKKIVELNQPQRGDVMVFRYPKDESMDYIKRVIGVPGDVVKYDNKRLTVNGQPATYAPQSDYLDGERLTYSKQYQETLGNVTHNILNDADRPAYVSGPDDFPFRENCTYNQTGFTCKVPAGHYFMMGDNRDNSADSRYWGFVPDKNIVGKAFFIWMNLGDLKRIGAFH, from the coding sequence ATGAACTTCGCCCTGATTCTGTTTGTTCTCGTCGTCCTCACCGGTATTGCGTGGGTGGCTGACAAGCTTGTGTTTCAGCGCCAGCGTCAGGCGGCTGCGGCCGCGGCACTGGCTGAATTTGATGCGCGTGCGCAGGTGCAAGCGCAGTACGGCGGCGGTGGCGACATCGGTGCCGCGCGTTTGCAACTGGCTGAAGACAAGCTGCGCCAGCCCTGGTGGCTGGAGTACACCGCCAGTTTCTTCCCGGTGATTGCCGCAGTGTTCCTGCTGCGCTCGTTTGTGATCGAGCCATTCAAGATTCCGTCGGGTTCGATGATTCCCACGCTGCAGATCGGTGATTTCATCCTCGTCAACAAGTACACGTATGGCATTCGTTTGCCCATCGTGAACAAGAAGATCGTCGAGTTGAATCAACCGCAACGCGGCGACGTGATGGTCTTTCGTTATCCGAAAGACGAGTCGATGGACTACATCAAGCGCGTGATCGGCGTGCCCGGCGACGTGGTCAAGTACGACAACAAGCGCCTGACCGTGAACGGCCAGCCGGCCACCTACGCACCGCAATCCGATTACCTCGATGGCGAGCGCTTGACGTACTCGAAGCAGTATCAGGAGACGCTGGGCAACGTGACCCACAACATCCTGAATGACGCCGACCGCCCAGCTTATGTCTCCGGGCCGGACGATTTTCCCTTCCGCGAAAACTGCACTTACAATCAGACCGGTTTCACCTGCAAGGTACCTGCAGGTCACTATTTCATGATGGGCGATAATCGCGACAACAGCGCGGACTCCCGCTATTGGGGTTTCGTGCCGGACAAGAACATCGTCGGGAAAGCGTTCTTCATCTGGATGAACCTGGGTGACCTGAAGCGGATCGGTGCTTTTCATTGA
- a CDS encoding DUF4845 domain-containing protein has product MRIRQAGLKRPSRGITMFGILIGIIVLITFVLPAIRSVPSLMEYQAITRAVKQARERASTREEVTNAFDKQAAIDDITSIKGEDLEVLDGGGSIQAVRFSYKREIPLYGPIGLVITYSGTQR; this is encoded by the coding sequence ATGCGAATTCGTCAGGCCGGTCTGAAACGCCCGTCGCGCGGGATTACGATGTTCGGCATCCTGATCGGCATCATTGTGCTGATCACGTTTGTGTTGCCGGCCATTCGATCCGTCCCAAGCCTGATGGAATACCAGGCCATCACGCGCGCTGTGAAGCAGGCGCGTGAGCGTGCAAGCACGCGCGAGGAAGTGACCAATGCCTTTGACAAGCAAGCCGCGATTGACGACATCACGTCGATCAAGGGTGAAGATCTGGAAGTGCTGGACGGGGGCGGCTCCATCCAGGCGGTGCGTTTCTCGTACAAGCGCGAGATCCCGTTATATGGCCCCATCGGTCTGGTGATCACCTATTCGGGGACCCAGCGTTGA
- the rnc gene encoding ribonuclease III, with protein sequence MSLDALQQRLGYRFSKPELLQQALTHRSHSAMHNERLEFLGDSILNCAVADMLYGMFGKLDEGDLSRVRANLVKQQALYEIAQMLQLPDALRLGEGELKSGGFRRPSILADALEAIFGAVFLDGGFDAARTLIRKLYIPILEQVDPRTLGKDAKTLLQEYLQGHKIALPLYTVVATHGAAHNQQFEVECSIPKLEIRVSGSGASRRAAEQSAAKLALDEAHRLVPQLVKRSRAERTGKTRKQATPPDPQLSLRLKE encoded by the coding sequence ATGAGTCTGGATGCACTACAGCAACGTCTTGGCTACCGCTTCAGCAAACCAGAGTTGCTGCAGCAGGCGCTCACCCATCGCAGCCACAGTGCGATGCATAACGAGCGCCTGGAATTTCTTGGCGATTCAATCCTGAATTGCGCCGTCGCCGACATGCTCTACGGCATGTTCGGCAAGCTGGACGAGGGCGATCTCTCGCGCGTGCGGGCCAATCTGGTCAAGCAACAGGCGCTGTATGAGATTGCACAGATGTTGCAGTTGCCCGATGCCCTGCGTTTGGGCGAAGGTGAATTGAAAAGCGGTGGTTTCCGCCGGCCTTCCATCCTGGCTGATGCGCTCGAAGCGATTTTCGGGGCGGTGTTCCTCGACGGCGGCTTCGATGCTGCCCGCACGCTGATCCGCAAGCTCTACATCCCGATCCTTGAACAAGTTGACCCGCGCACGCTGGGCAAGGATGCCAAGACGCTGCTGCAGGAGTACCTCCAAGGTCACAAGATTGCGTTGCCCTTGTACACGGTGGTTGCCACCCACGGCGCGGCGCATAATCAGCAATTCGAGGTCGAGTGCTCGATCCCGAAGCTGGAGATTCGCGTCTCCGGCAGCGGGGCATCGCGGCGCGCGGCCGAACAATCGGCGGCCAAGCTGGCCCTGGATGAAGCGCATCGCCTGGTGCCGCAGCTCGTCAAGCGCAGTCGCGCCGAGCGCACCGGCAAGACGCGCAAGCAGGCTACGCCGCCCGATCCGCAGTTGTCTCTCAGGTTGAAGGAATAA
- the era gene encoding GTPase Era: MSDTPLQPPQPESGVPEGFRCGMVAIVGRPNVGKSTLMNALVGQKVSITSRKAQTTRHRITGIQTTDDAQFVFVDTPGFQTRHATALNRSLNRAVTSTLTSVDAVLFVVEAGRYGPDDEKVLSLLPRETPVILIVNKVDRLDAYTRAEMVAVFLQDMAQVFPFAEIVPMSAKNRDDIDRLLGIVRPYLPEGEPMYDPEALTDRSERFLAAEIVREKVFRWTGDELPYSSTVIVDKFETEGRLRRVFVTILVDRDAHKAMIIGAKGAKLKQISTEARMDMEKLFDGKVYLEVWIKVKSGWADNEAGLRAYGYE; the protein is encoded by the coding sequence ATGAGCGACACCCCCTTGCAGCCTCCGCAGCCAGAATCTGGTGTGCCGGAGGGGTTCCGCTGCGGCATGGTCGCCATTGTTGGGCGGCCGAACGTCGGCAAATCCACGCTGATGAACGCCCTTGTGGGCCAGAAAGTCAGCATCACATCGCGCAAGGCGCAGACGACGCGCCACCGCATCACCGGCATTCAGACGACGGATGACGCGCAGTTCGTCTTCGTCGATACGCCGGGCTTCCAGACGCGTCACGCCACGGCGCTGAATCGCTCGCTGAACCGCGCGGTCACCTCCACGCTCACGTCAGTGGATGCCGTGTTGTTCGTGGTTGAAGCGGGCCGCTATGGCCCGGACGACGAGAAGGTGCTCTCGCTGCTGCCGCGCGAGACGCCCGTGATCCTGATCGTCAACAAGGTCGACCGGCTCGACGCTTACACGCGCGCCGAGATGGTCGCCGTGTTCCTGCAGGACATGGCACAGGTGTTTCCGTTTGCCGAAATCGTACCGATGTCGGCCAAGAACCGTGACGATATCGACCGCTTGCTCGGCATCGTGCGCCCGTACCTGCCGGAAGGTGAACCCATGTACGACCCGGAGGCGCTAACCGATCGGAGCGAGCGCTTCCTGGCCGCAGAAATTGTTCGCGAGAAGGTGTTCCGCTGGACTGGCGACGAGCTGCCGTATTCCAGCACGGTTATCGTCGACAAATTCGAGACCGAAGGCCGCCTGCGCCGCGTATTCGTGACCATCCTCGTCGATCGCGACGCGCACAAGGCGATGATCATTGGCGCGAAGGGCGCCAAGCTCAAGCAGATCTCCACCGAAGCCCGCATGGACATGGAAAAACTGTTCGACGGCAAGGTGTATCTCGAGGTCTGGATCAAGGTCAAGAGCGGTTGGGCCGACAACGAAGCCGGCCTGCGCGCCTACGGCTACGAGTAA